Proteins encoded within one genomic window of Micromonospora halotolerans:
- a CDS encoding alpha/beta hydrolase, which translates to MPEDFIADDQLAAFLRTARAQPAVGEPDVTTSREASRARAAARTPGPDVPTVDTTMAGVPVRVYAPGADPAVVYLHGGGFVLGDLDTHDAQARRLAVATAASVVAVDYRRAPEHPWPAAVDDAVGVVRRVAGDGTPVAVAGDSAGGLIAILTALRLRDEVPLVAQLLVCPNADPTLRCPSVEDKGRGWLLDAGTLRRWVAMWLPDPDTRDSPLTNPLVADLRGLPPALVVTAEHDPLRDEGEAYVARLRAAGVAVTHRREPGLVHDFPTLRDVSPAAAAAEDRFLGDAAQVLGRRSN; encoded by the coding sequence GTGCCGGAGGACTTCATCGCTGACGACCAGCTGGCCGCGTTCCTGCGGACCGCGAGGGCCCAGCCCGCCGTCGGCGAACCGGACGTGACGACCTCGCGTGAGGCGTCCCGCGCCCGGGCCGCGGCGCGTACGCCGGGACCGGACGTCCCGACCGTCGACACGACGATGGCCGGTGTCCCGGTGCGGGTGTACGCGCCGGGCGCGGACCCGGCGGTCGTCTACCTCCACGGTGGCGGGTTCGTGCTGGGAGACCTCGACACGCACGACGCGCAGGCGCGGCGGCTCGCCGTGGCCACGGCGGCGTCGGTGGTCGCGGTCGACTACCGACGCGCGCCGGAACATCCCTGGCCGGCGGCGGTCGACGACGCGGTGGGGGTGGTCCGGCGGGTGGCCGGCGACGGGACACCGGTGGCGGTGGCCGGGGACTCGGCCGGTGGTCTCATCGCGATCCTGACGGCGCTGCGGCTGCGCGACGAGGTCCCCCTGGTGGCGCAGCTGCTGGTCTGCCCGAACGCCGATCCCACGCTCCGGTGTCCGAGCGTCGAGGACAAGGGGCGCGGCTGGCTGCTCGATGCCGGCACCCTTCGTCGATGGGTCGCCATGTGGCTGCCCGACCCCGACACCCGCGACTCGCCGCTGACCAATCCACTCGTCGCGGACCTGCGAGGTCTGCCGCCGGCCCTCGTCGTGACCGCCGAGCACGATCCCCTGCGCGACGAGGGTGAGGCCTACGTCGCGCGCCTGCGGGCCGCCGGCGTGGCGGTGACGCACCGGCGTGAGCCCGGACTGGTCCACGACTTCCCGACCCTGCGGGACGTGTCACCAGCCGCCGCCGCGGCGGAGGACCGCTTCCTCGGCGACGCGGCGCAGGTGCTGGGCCGACGATCCAACTGA
- a CDS encoding NUDIX hydrolase — protein MASYDIALVLLVDPSGAVLLQHRDEHAPVSPNQWGLPGGHIEPGETPEQAARRELLEETGLTAGELHPFWSGPRPDEEGFPHTVNVHVFRGATDARQEDVVLGEGRAMVFVPRDEVLDRDLAVSSALVLPLHLGVGPTARPA, from the coding sequence ATGGCCAGCTATGACATCGCGCTCGTCCTGCTCGTCGACCCCTCTGGCGCCGTTCTCCTGCAGCATCGCGACGAGCACGCGCCCGTCTCCCCGAACCAGTGGGGTCTGCCCGGCGGGCACATCGAGCCGGGCGAGACGCCGGAGCAGGCCGCCCGCCGGGAACTGCTGGAGGAGACCGGCCTGACCGCGGGCGAGCTGCATCCCTTCTGGAGCGGTCCGCGCCCGGACGAGGAGGGCTTCCCGCACACGGTCAACGTCCACGTCTTCCGCGGCGCGACCGACGCCCGTCAGGAGGACGTGGTGCTCGGCGAGGGACGCGCCATGGTCTTCGTCCCCCGCGACGAGGTGCTCGACCGGGACCTGGCGGTTTCCTCCGCGCTGGTCCTCCCGCTGCACCTCGGGGTCGGCCCGACGGCTCGACCCGCATGA
- a CDS encoding response regulator transcription factor, whose amino-acid sequence MRVLLVEDDLRVASALAAALRRRGNYVITATTASEAAEAGPVDLLLLDLNLPDRDGLSLCREIRRHNEDIAIIAVTARGDERDRVAGLRAGADDYVVKPFSMAELQARIEAVMRRASRASRAEAALEVGDLRLDLNARRVWLAGREVVLTRKEFALLMALARQAGTVVPRERLLMDVWQTTWGAGHTLDVHVAALRGKLDDAGLVETVRGVGYRLRAA is encoded by the coding sequence GTGCGGGTGCTTCTGGTGGAGGACGACCTGCGAGTCGCGTCCGCGCTCGCCGCCGCGCTGCGCCGCCGGGGCAACTACGTCATCACGGCCACGACCGCGTCGGAGGCGGCCGAGGCCGGGCCGGTCGACCTCCTGCTGCTCGACCTCAACCTGCCGGACCGGGACGGCCTGTCGCTGTGCCGGGAGATCCGCCGGCACAACGAGGACATCGCGATCATCGCGGTGACCGCCCGCGGCGACGAGCGGGACCGGGTGGCGGGGCTGCGGGCCGGCGCCGACGACTACGTGGTGAAGCCGTTCTCCATGGCGGAGCTGCAGGCCCGGATCGAGGCGGTGATGCGCCGCGCGTCCCGCGCCTCCCGGGCCGAGGCGGCGCTGGAGGTCGGCGACCTGCGCCTGGACCTGAACGCGCGGCGGGTCTGGCTCGCCGGCCGGGAGGTGGTCCTGACCCGCAAGGAGTTCGCGCTGCTCATGGCGCTGGCCCGGCAGGCGGGGACGGTGGTGCCCCGGGAGCGGCTGCTCATGGACGTCTGGCAGACCACCTGGGGCGCCGGCCACACCCTCGACGTCCACGTCGCCGCCCTGCGGGGCAAGCTCGACGACGCCGGCCTGGTGGAGACCGTGCGCGGGGTGGGCTACCGGCTCCGGGCGGCCTGA
- a CDS encoding M14 family zinc carboxypeptidase has translation MRDRRTTALLSALLAASLAAFAGPVPAQAEPAEPNQVQGLTVVQGDGYATLAWTPVDGATDYQIERTPVAADDTATGPAVITGVWRPNRQINNSSPTFADAGFNPGARVQWRVRARLDATAQPYSAPVTGTTRPPWGDPAVPGQNLRTQWETTLAAQYTSDVNEYAYTAAVDELSDRVRVTEIGRTALGRPINMFVIGYPAPPATPAAVAATSPLMVNCNVHGNEPNDREACLILARQLAFSDDPRTLDLLSHTTVLIVPTINGDGRAANTRGNSTGQDLNRDYSLIRQPETFALVRMLRDYRPVAGYDGHEFGNSSAGDLPMLPPRHQNVAQPIFDESQHMIEGHMYTQGAKDGWWPCPYGCNGGGNVGLSEETILRNTLGLKNVVNSLLELRSAGGATRPDEGNTANNRRRKAYSALWTFQQFLDYHRANLKEITSARTDGITFQVSNTGRIVFRGSRPIPAHPAPHPGEAPPPLDAPREDQILTEAPCAYRLTEEQYHGERTDGPAGQRTTVAQRLAAHGWKVVKAADGYVVPLAQPERGLIPLLLDGQAVEKLVAAERVYPTVTGRHDGPLVVSGFTCLRDATVTGPVRVRPGATLVATGSSITGPVDATGAAGVFLTDSTVTGPVRIAQGTGAVVVVDATVEGPVDVSGNRGDAPLLAANTVTGPLRCDGNSPAPVDLELGNSTRGPKSGQCASL, from the coding sequence ATGAGAGACAGACGGACGACGGCCCTCCTCTCCGCCCTGCTCGCCGCCAGCCTCGCGGCGTTCGCCGGGCCCGTGCCCGCACAGGCCGAACCGGCCGAACCGAACCAGGTCCAGGGCCTGACGGTCGTGCAGGGCGACGGCTACGCCACCCTGGCCTGGACACCGGTCGACGGCGCCACCGACTACCAGATCGAGCGCACCCCGGTCGCCGCCGACGACACGGCGACCGGACCCGCGGTGATCACTGGCGTCTGGCGGCCGAACCGCCAGATCAACAACTCCTCCCCCACCTTCGCCGACGCGGGCTTCAACCCGGGCGCCCGGGTTCAGTGGCGGGTCCGCGCCCGCCTCGACGCCACCGCCCAGCCGTACTCGGCGCCGGTCACCGGCACCACCAGGCCCCCGTGGGGTGACCCCGCCGTGCCGGGCCAGAACCTGCGGACCCAGTGGGAGACCACCCTCGCGGCGCAGTACACCAGCGACGTCAACGAGTACGCGTACACCGCGGCGGTCGACGAGCTGAGCGACCGGGTCCGGGTGACCGAGATCGGCCGGACCGCGCTGGGTCGCCCGATCAACATGTTCGTCATCGGCTACCCGGCCCCGCCGGCCACCCCGGCGGCGGTGGCGGCGACCTCACCGCTGATGGTCAACTGCAACGTGCACGGCAACGAGCCCAATGACCGGGAAGCGTGCTTGATCCTGGCGCGCCAGCTCGCCTTCAGCGACGACCCCCGCACGCTGGACCTGCTGTCGCACACGACCGTGCTGATCGTGCCCACGATCAACGGGGACGGCCGGGCGGCCAACACCCGGGGCAACTCCACCGGCCAGGACCTCAACCGGGACTACTCGCTGATCCGCCAGCCGGAGACCTTCGCGCTGGTGCGCATGCTGCGCGACTACCGCCCGGTGGCCGGCTACGACGGGCACGAGTTCGGCAACTCCAGCGCCGGCGACCTGCCGATGCTGCCGCCTCGGCACCAGAACGTCGCCCAGCCGATCTTCGACGAGTCGCAGCACATGATCGAGGGTCACATGTACACGCAGGGCGCGAAGGACGGCTGGTGGCCCTGCCCGTACGGGTGCAACGGCGGCGGGAACGTGGGGCTCAGCGAGGAGACCATCCTGCGCAACACGCTGGGGCTCAAGAACGTGGTGAACTCCCTGCTGGAGCTGCGCAGCGCCGGCGGCGCCACCCGGCCGGACGAGGGCAACACGGCGAACAACCGGCGGCGCAAGGCGTACTCGGCGCTCTGGACGTTCCAGCAGTTCCTCGACTACCACCGGGCCAACCTCAAGGAGATCACCTCGGCGCGGACCGACGGGATCACCTTCCAGGTGTCGAACACCGGCCGGATCGTCTTCCGCGGCTCCCGGCCGATCCCCGCGCACCCGGCGCCGCACCCGGGCGAGGCACCGCCGCCGCTGGACGCCCCGCGCGAGGACCAGATCCTCACCGAGGCGCCGTGCGCCTACCGGCTCACCGAGGAGCAGTACCACGGGGAGCGCACCGACGGCCCGGCCGGCCAGCGGACCACCGTGGCGCAGCGGCTCGCCGCGCACGGCTGGAAGGTGGTCAAGGCCGCCGACGGGTACGTGGTGCCGCTGGCCCAGCCCGAGCGGGGACTGATCCCGCTGCTGCTCGACGGGCAGGCCGTGGAGAAGCTGGTCGCCGCCGAGCGGGTGTACCCGACGGTGACCGGCCGGCACGACGGCCCGCTGGTGGTCTCCGGCTTCACCTGCCTGCGGGACGCCACGGTGACCGGCCCGGTCCGGGTCCGGCCCGGCGCCACGCTGGTCGCCACCGGCTCGTCGATCACCGGCCCGGTGGACGCCACCGGCGCGGCCGGCGTGTTCCTGACCGACAGCACGGTCACCGGCCCGGTCCGGATCGCGCAGGGCACCGGAGCCGTGGTGGTCGTCGACGCCACGGTCGAGGGTCCGGTCGACGTGTCCGGCAACCGGGGCGACGCGCCGCTGCTGGCCGCCAACACGGTCACCGGCCCGCTGCGCTGCGACGGCAACAGCCCGGCCCCGGTCGACCTGGAGCTGGGCAACTCGACGCGGGGGCCGAAGTCCGGCCAGTGCGCGAGCCTCTGA
- a CDS encoding fasciclin domain-containing protein: MSGPLCDLLPSGSDPGNPAALTGQPADAALRWLPVLTTFEAAVRAAGMSADLHDGSGVTILAPTDDAFAAKFSEDDLDHLLLADRDKLRGLLREHLVAGSLSLSDLVAAGSVTTLARTTVTVTGGGGTARLAGQADTVCADYQVANARIHLINHVLGSLPTTGGEGGHRAH, encoded by the coding sequence GTGAGCGGCCCGCTGTGCGACCTGCTGCCCTCCGGCAGCGACCCGGGCAACCCGGCGGCGCTGACCGGTCAGCCGGCCGACGCGGCTCTGCGGTGGCTGCCCGTCCTCACCACGTTCGAGGCGGCGGTGCGGGCGGCCGGCATGTCCGCCGACCTGCACGACGGCTCCGGGGTGACCATCCTGGCCCCGACCGACGACGCGTTCGCGGCCAAGTTCTCCGAGGACGACCTGGACCACCTGCTCCTGGCCGACCGGGACAAGCTCCGCGGCCTGCTCCGCGAACACCTCGTCGCCGGGTCGCTGTCGCTGTCCGACCTGGTGGCCGCCGGTAGCGTCACCACGCTCGCCCGCACCACGGTGACGGTCACCGGGGGCGGAGGGACCGCCCGCCTGGCCGGCCAGGCCGACACCGTGTGCGCCGACTACCAGGTCGCCAACGCGCGGATCCACCTCATCAACCACGTGCTCGGCAGCCTGCCCACCACGGGCGGCGAGGGCGGGCACCGCGCCCACTGA
- a CDS encoding M14 family zinc carboxypeptidase → MRLSKRPPGTVHTRRTAGVAALLLLAGLTPLLGGAPAGAAPTAPSCSNDPAARLSTVPSPESALGFPLGTGQERVVTNDEVRGYLKAVDSASDRVVTGVMATSVLGQPLPYAIVSNERHVRPGALKQIADDIRDLRDPRRTRAKKAAETASDRPAIVWVAGNVHGGEKSGTDAALKTLYELASGLSCAVAERNDNLVTVIVPTQNPDGRDASRRQNEYGFDMNRDWFARTQQETDGKIELLRQYPPQVFVDAHEMGGRQYFFPPNADPIHHEIASENVDWINRIGEANKAGFGFNGACGGAVTTECYFNYATYDLFFMGYGDTVPAAGFGAAGMTFEKGSASAVADRVQQQFHTQWSTLGWAAANKHEVLTSYYKIWTDALAEGRAGTLEPNEVVQPTNSVQFPVPDIRIRSYFLLPDRQLGDVRQLVERLRRMDVEVYEVTRPTTVPTARVFGGRTATDVTVPVGAYWIPMDQPQKHWIQAIMGEDPYVPFPYFYDVSSWSNPLLMGVNAIYTGDDVRPQARPVRQITGGTSAAAEAKGSYAYPLDSAAAAELTFQLLGRGVPLVRDLDTSAVGFPAKSLTREIDQLARSLGVTLRPSRAAASGSPVDLPDVGLFEGTGISTTSGSHGEARYVLGRRWGLELTPVTTADINDNTPAFTGRTVLLVPDGSSATGGLTAAGQANLRNWIAQGHTYVGLRNEGTRMARAAGLTSTTEKTKPADYRMIGSHLRVDVDGSSPVALGRPAEDFEFNNSDSILNPSSTGTNVLSYPSDDTFWANGYTMRSDVLKGTVALVDEPTGGGRAVLFAFNPLFRAYNENGLHLVANALLYPSGAAADRATPRRTTGVEPARAAAAAQPVADNLGGEWRPITVEVAAGDRGRAEAVVARYTDTARVSAADGSAYLVIPNPAGLQADEHPFLRDLVGALRDAQIPVRSLVG, encoded by the coding sequence ATGCGCCTGTCGAAGCGTCCGCCCGGGACGGTCCACACGAGAAGAACGGCCGGCGTCGCCGCGCTGCTCCTGCTGGCCGGTCTGACACCGTTGCTGGGAGGCGCGCCGGCCGGCGCCGCCCCCACGGCCCCCAGCTGCAGCAACGACCCCGCCGCCCGGCTGTCCACCGTGCCCAGCCCCGAGTCCGCGCTGGGCTTCCCGCTCGGCACTGGCCAGGAGCGGGTCGTCACCAACGACGAGGTCCGTGGCTACCTGAAGGCCGTCGACTCCGCCTCCGACCGCGTGGTCACCGGCGTCATGGCGACGAGCGTGCTCGGCCAACCGCTGCCGTACGCCATCGTCTCCAACGAGCGGCACGTCCGGCCGGGTGCGCTGAAGCAGATCGCCGACGACATCCGCGACCTGCGGGACCCGCGGCGGACCAGGGCGAAGAAGGCCGCCGAGACCGCGTCCGACCGCCCGGCCATCGTCTGGGTGGCCGGGAACGTGCACGGCGGGGAGAAGAGCGGAACGGACGCCGCGCTCAAGACCCTGTACGAGCTGGCCTCCGGGCTGTCCTGCGCGGTCGCGGAGCGCAACGACAACCTGGTGACCGTCATCGTGCCGACCCAGAACCCCGACGGCCGCGACGCCAGCCGCCGGCAGAACGAGTACGGCTTCGACATGAACCGGGACTGGTTCGCCCGCACCCAGCAGGAGACCGACGGGAAGATCGAACTCCTGCGGCAGTACCCGCCGCAGGTCTTCGTCGACGCGCACGAGATGGGCGGCCGGCAGTACTTCTTCCCGCCCAACGCGGACCCGATCCACCACGAGATCGCCAGCGAGAACGTCGACTGGATCAACCGGATCGGCGAGGCCAACAAGGCCGGCTTCGGCTTCAACGGCGCCTGCGGCGGCGCCGTCACCACCGAGTGCTACTTCAACTACGCGACGTACGACCTGTTCTTCATGGGCTACGGCGACACCGTCCCGGCCGCCGGCTTCGGCGCCGCCGGCATGACCTTCGAGAAGGGCAGCGCGTCGGCGGTGGCCGACCGGGTCCAGCAGCAGTTCCACACCCAGTGGTCCACCCTCGGGTGGGCCGCCGCGAACAAGCACGAGGTGCTGACCAGCTACTACAAGATCTGGACGGACGCGCTCGCCGAGGGCAGGGCCGGGACGCTGGAGCCGAACGAGGTGGTCCAGCCGACCAACAGCGTCCAGTTCCCGGTGCCGGACATCAGGATCCGCTCGTACTTCCTGCTCCCGGACCGGCAGCTCGGCGACGTGCGCCAGCTGGTCGAGCGGCTGCGCCGGATGGACGTCGAGGTCTACGAGGTGACCAGGCCGACGACGGTGCCCACCGCCCGGGTCTTCGGCGGGCGCACCGCGACCGACGTCACGGTGCCGGTCGGCGCGTACTGGATCCCGATGGACCAGCCGCAGAAGCACTGGATCCAGGCGATCATGGGCGAGGACCCGTACGTCCCGTTCCCCTACTTCTACGACGTGTCCTCCTGGAGCAACCCGCTGCTCATGGGCGTGAACGCCATCTACACCGGCGACGACGTCCGGCCGCAGGCCCGGCCGGTCCGGCAGATCACCGGCGGCACGTCCGCGGCGGCCGAGGCGAAGGGGTCGTACGCGTACCCGCTGGACTCGGCGGCGGCGGCCGAACTCACCTTCCAGCTGCTCGGCCGGGGCGTGCCGCTCGTCCGTGACCTCGACACCAGCGCGGTCGGCTTCCCCGCGAAGAGCCTGACCCGGGAGATCGACCAACTGGCCCGGTCGCTCGGGGTGACGCTGCGCCCGAGCCGCGCGGCGGCCAGCGGGAGCCCGGTGGACCTGCCGGACGTCGGGCTGTTCGAGGGTACCGGCATCTCGACCACCTCCGGCTCGCACGGCGAGGCCCGCTACGTGCTCGGCAGGCGGTGGGGGCTCGAACTCACGCCGGTGACCACCGCCGACATCAACGACAACACCCCGGCGTTCACCGGGCGCACCGTGCTGCTCGTGCCGGACGGCAGCAGCGCGACCGGCGGGCTCACCGCCGCCGGGCAGGCCAACCTGCGGAACTGGATCGCCCAGGGCCACACCTACGTCGGCCTGCGCAACGAGGGCACCCGGATGGCCCGGGCCGCCGGCCTCACCTCCACCACCGAGAAGACGAAGCCGGCGGACTACCGGATGATCGGGTCGCACCTGCGGGTCGACGTCGACGGCAGCAGCCCGGTCGCGCTGGGACGCCCGGCCGAGGACTTCGAGTTCAACAACAGCGACTCGATTCTGAACCCGAGCAGCACCGGCACCAACGTCCTCAGCTACCCGTCCGACGACACCTTCTGGGCGAACGGCTACACCATGCGCAGCGACGTGTTGAAGGGCACGGTCGCCCTGGTGGACGAGCCCACCGGCGGCGGTCGGGCGGTGCTGTTCGCGTTCAACCCGCTCTTCCGGGCGTACAACGAGAACGGGTTGCACCTGGTGGCCAACGCCCTGCTCTATCCGTCGGGTGCGGCGGCGGACCGCGCCACCCCGCGGCGTACGACCGGTGTCGAGCCCGCCCGGGCGGCCGCGGCGGCCCAGCCGGTCGCGGACAACCTGGGCGGCGAGTGGCGCCCGATCACCGTCGAGGTGGCGGCGGGTGACCGCGGTCGCGCCGAGGCGGTCGTCGCCCGGTACACCGACACCGCCCGGGTCTCCGCGGCGGACGGATCGGCGTACCTGGTGATCCCGAATCCGGCCGGCCTGCAGGCCGACGAGCACCCGTTCCTGCGTGACCTGGTGGGCGCCCTCCGGGACGCACAGATCCCGGTCCGCTCCCTGGTGGGCTGA
- a CDS encoding citrate synthase, with amino-acid sequence MTEVKLDHPGGQLSMPVQSAVEGPAGIGVGKLLKETGMTTYDPGFVNTASCSSAITYIDGDAGILRYRGYPIEQLAEKSSFLEVSYLLIYGELPSQTQLTEFSERIRRHSLLHEEMRRFFDGFPRDAHPMAVLSSAVSAISTFYQDSLDPFDSDHVEMSTVRLMAKVPTIASYAYKKSIGQPLLYPDNSLGYVENFLRMTFGVPAEPYEVDPVMARVLDMLFILHADHEQNCSTSTVRLVGSSNANLFASVSAGVNALFGPLHGGANQAVLEMLQKIQADGGDVRSFVQKVKDKQDGVKLMGFGHRVYKNYDPRAAIVKKAAQDVLGRMAKPDPLLDLAVQLEEIALADDFFVSRRLYPNVDFYTGLIYKAMGFPTKMFTVLFALGRLPGWIAQWREMINDPETKIGRPRQIYTGYAERDYLPAAER; translated from the coding sequence ATGACGGAAGTCAAGCTCGACCACCCCGGTGGGCAGCTGTCGATGCCGGTGCAGTCCGCGGTCGAGGGGCCCGCCGGAATCGGGGTGGGCAAGCTGCTGAAGGAAACCGGGATGACGACGTACGACCCCGGTTTCGTGAACACGGCGTCCTGCTCGTCCGCGATCACCTACATCGACGGTGACGCGGGCATCCTGCGGTACCGCGGCTACCCGATCGAGCAGCTGGCCGAGAAGTCCTCCTTCCTGGAGGTCTCCTACCTGCTGATCTACGGCGAGCTGCCGAGCCAGACGCAGCTCACCGAGTTCAGCGAGCGGATCCGCCGGCACTCGCTGCTGCACGAGGAGATGCGCCGCTTCTTCGACGGCTTCCCGCGCGACGCGCACCCGATGGCCGTGCTCTCCTCGGCCGTGAGCGCGATCTCGACCTTCTACCAGGACAGCCTGGACCCGTTCGACTCCGACCACGTAGAGATGTCCACGGTGCGGCTGATGGCGAAGGTCCCCACCATCGCCTCGTACGCGTACAAGAAGTCGATCGGCCAGCCGCTGCTCTACCCGGACAACTCGCTGGGCTACGTCGAGAACTTCCTGCGGATGACCTTCGGCGTGCCGGCCGAGCCGTACGAGGTCGACCCGGTGATGGCCCGCGTGCTGGACATGCTCTTCATCCTGCACGCCGACCACGAGCAGAACTGCTCCACCTCGACCGTCCGGCTGGTCGGCTCCAGCAACGCCAACCTGTTCGCCTCGGTCTCGGCCGGCGTGAACGCGCTGTTCGGCCCGCTGCACGGCGGCGCCAACCAGGCCGTGCTGGAGATGCTCCAGAAGATCCAGGCCGACGGCGGCGACGTCCGGTCCTTCGTGCAGAAGGTCAAGGACAAGCAGGACGGCGTGAAGCTCATGGGCTTCGGCCACCGGGTCTACAAGAACTACGACCCGCGCGCCGCCATCGTGAAGAAGGCCGCCCAGGACGTGCTCGGCCGGATGGCCAAGCCGGACCCGCTGCTCGACCTCGCGGTGCAGCTGGAGGAGATCGCCCTCGCCGACGACTTCTTCGTCTCCCGCCGGCTGTACCCGAACGTGGACTTCTACACCGGCCTGATCTACAAGGCCATGGGCTTCCCGACCAAGATGTTCACGGTGCTCTTCGCCCTGGGCCGGCTCCCCGGCTGGATCGCCCAGTGGCGCGAGATGATCAACGACCCGGAGACCAAGATCGGCCGCCCGCGGCAGATCTACACCGGCTACGCCGAGCGGGACTACCTCCCCGCCGCGGAGCGCTGA
- a CDS encoding sulfatase-like hydrolase/transferase: protein MAEDTLAPPKAPPAAPDRTRVRGGWRGEAGRLLEAAALVGLVVTQPLLDVLGRSPDFFLFHRATRTDVLLLVALIAIAPTVPFALLGALGLIAPRPARAALHTLVVGLLLAALAVQVGRHVTPLRGVPLLLAAVAAGAAAAAAHRRWRAIARVLRVAAVGPLVFVGLFVFASPASAVVLPRGHGGAAGVAGAGAHPPVVMIVLDELPLVSLLGPDHRIDAARYPHFAELAAGSTWYRNATGVSGWTPYALPAMLTGRYPAEPIAPHYSRYPDNLFTALGGLYDIKAEESITRLCPPSRCEQPTSPEQGLGVLVRESGKLLRQVTAPVDSRIDPEDSYREQTRAEAGLDAAEPVPNDPKFRWDTLDDNQPARFTTFLAGLRPADRPTLHFLHLLMPHSPWVHLPSGARYVAPEDLHSDGTGWVDLARARHLAQLGYTDRLIGETLRTLRATGLYDQALVVVTADHGVSFRKDWQGRGLDAINHAPDQVAWVPMFLKEPGQRTGRVDDRNWQHVDLLPTIADETHIRVPWRMDGRPASQAPRDNADKRFYDTPGQPLTFPGGVPSPPAPAAPDPLVGTTVGATPSEGTATVANLAAFRDVDPARGELPALVWGTVPASVPDGTRLAVAVNGTVGAVVPVVPPDSAGRRFAALLPDDRLFAAGANRLDLYRVGTDGSLRRLTLS from the coding sequence GTGGCTGAGGACACGCTCGCGCCACCGAAGGCCCCGCCGGCGGCGCCGGACCGCACCCGCGTCCGGGGCGGCTGGCGCGGCGAGGCGGGCCGGCTGCTGGAGGCGGCGGCGCTGGTCGGGCTGGTGGTCACCCAGCCGCTGCTGGACGTGCTCGGTCGCAGCCCGGACTTCTTCCTGTTCCACCGCGCCACCCGGACCGACGTGCTGCTCCTGGTGGCGCTGATCGCGATCGCACCGACCGTGCCGTTCGCCCTGCTCGGCGCGCTCGGCCTGATCGCCCCGCGGCCGGCCCGCGCGGCCCTGCACACCCTGGTCGTGGGGCTGCTGCTGGCCGCGCTCGCGGTCCAGGTCGGCCGGCACGTCACGCCGCTGCGGGGCGTACCCCTGCTGCTGGCGGCGGTCGCGGCCGGCGCCGCCGCGGCGGCCGCCCACCGGCGGTGGCGGGCCATCGCCCGGGTGCTGCGGGTGGCCGCGGTCGGGCCGCTGGTCTTCGTCGGTCTGTTCGTGTTCGCCTCGCCGGCCTCGGCCGTGGTGCTGCCCCGCGGGCACGGCGGCGCCGCCGGGGTGGCCGGTGCGGGCGCCCACCCGCCGGTGGTCATGATCGTCCTGGACGAGCTGCCGCTGGTCTCCCTGCTGGGCCCGGACCACCGGATCGACGCCGCCCGGTATCCGCACTTCGCCGAACTGGCCGCCGGCTCGACCTGGTACCGCAACGCCACCGGCGTCAGCGGATGGACGCCCTACGCGCTGCCGGCCATGCTGACCGGGCGCTACCCGGCCGAGCCGATCGCCCCGCACTACTCGCGGTACCCGGACAACCTGTTCACCGCGCTCGGCGGCCTGTACGACATCAAGGCCGAGGAGAGCATCACCCGGCTCTGCCCGCCCAGCCGGTGCGAACAGCCGACCAGCCCGGAGCAGGGGCTCGGGGTGCTGGTCCGGGAGAGCGGCAAGCTGCTGCGCCAGGTCACCGCCCCGGTGGACAGCCGGATCGACCCGGAGGACTCCTACCGGGAGCAGACCCGGGCCGAGGCGGGGCTGGACGCGGCCGAGCCGGTGCCCAACGACCCGAAGTTCCGCTGGGACACGCTCGACGACAACCAGCCGGCACGGTTCACCACCTTCCTCGCCGGGCTGCGCCCCGCCGACCGGCCCACGCTGCACTTCCTGCACCTGCTCATGCCGCACTCGCCCTGGGTCCACCTGCCGTCCGGGGCGCGCTACGTCGCCCCCGAGGACCTGCACAGCGACGGGACCGGGTGGGTGGACCTGGCCCGGGCCCGGCACCTCGCCCAGCTCGGCTACACCGACCGGCTGATCGGCGAGACCCTGCGCACCCTGCGCGCCACCGGCCTCTACGACCAGGCGCTCGTGGTGGTCACCGCCGACCACGGCGTGAGCTTCCGCAAGGACTGGCAGGGCCGGGGGCTGGACGCCATCAACCACGCCCCCGACCAGGTCGCCTGGGTGCCGATGTTCCTGAAGGAACCGGGCCAGCGGACCGGCCGGGTCGACGACCGGAACTGGCAGCACGTGGACCTGCTGCCGACGATCGCCGACGAGACCCACATCCGGGTCCCCTGGCGGATGGACGGCCGCCCGGCGAGCCAGGCCCCGCGCGACAACGCCGACAAGCGTTTCTACGACACGCCCGGACAGCCGCTGACGTTCCCCGGCGGGGTCCCGTCCCCGCCCGCGCCGGCCGCCCCCGACCCGCTGGTGGGCACCACGGTCGGCGCGACACCGTCCGAGGGTACGGCGACCGTGGCCAACCTCGCCGCGTTCCGCGACGTCGACCCGGCGCGCGGCGAGCTGCCCGCGCTGGTCTGGGGGACCGTGCCCGCCTCGGTGCCGGACGGCACGCGGCTCGCCGTGGCGGTGAACGGCACGGTCGGGGCCGTCGTCCCGGTGGTCCCGCCGGACTCCGCCGGCCGGCGCTTCGCCGCGCTGCTGCCCGACGACCGGCTCTTCGCCGCCGGTGCCAACCGCCTCGACCTCTACCGGGTGGGCACCGACGGGTCGCTGCGGCGGCTCACCCTCTCGTGA